ATCGCATCGACATGGGTGATCGTGCGGTCCAGCCGCTCCAGCGTCCGCCTCGTGCGTGGCGAACGGCTGACCGCGGCGATCCGGCTGGTCGCGTCATGCACATTCGCCAGAATCTCGCTGACCTGCGCCATGATCGCCTTGACCGAGGTTGCGGTGGTCGAGGGGATTTCCGGCACCGTCCCGGTGCCGAGGGTCGCGGCGGGGGCGTGCTTGACCAGATCGAGCGCGATCGTCTGTGCGCCGATCACCGGCGTGGCACGGTCCATCCGCGCGCGTAGCCCCTGGCCGATCAGCGTGGCGAGCATCGCGTTCATCTGCGGCGCGGGATCGGCGAGGTGCCAGCGATGCGGCGCGGCGAGCGGCAGGTCATGCGGTTCGAGGGCGAGATCGACCCGGGTGACGAGTTTTCCGGCATCGGGGTCGAAGCGCATCGCGACCTTGGTGACCACCCCGGCATCCGCCCCTTCGAGCGTCACCTTTGCGCCGGATTTCAGCCCGTGCGGCCCACCCGCGAGGATCACCCGATACGGCACCGCTTGCGGCCCCGGCGCGGACAGTGCCGCCGCGCGGCCCGAATAGAGGTGATAGATCGTGCCTTTGTCCGGATGACCGCCGCCCGGCGGGGTCTCAACCCCGATGGCACCCGAGACCAGCGCGGGGATCGACTGCAATTCCAGCTTGGGTCCGGAGCCGCCGGTACTCACGCTCACGCCGCCGGCATTCCAGAACCGGCTGCGCGTGGAGACCAGATTTTCATGGGCGCGCTGGATGAAGGCCGAAATGTCGAAGTGCCGCCCGTCCGGCCGCATCGCGACATCGACGACCTGACCGATCTTGAAATGGTTGAAATAGATCCCGGCCCCGCGCGACAGATTGCCGGGGTGCGCCGCGACGATCCGCAGCATCTCGCCCTTCGCCCCGCTATGCAGCACCGGGGCGTGGGTCAGGCCGGTGAAGTGCCGGGCAAGCTTTCCGGCATGGGGTTCGACGCCGATGTAAGGTCCGGCGATGATGGTTTTCAGCGAGGCGAGATTACCGAAACTGACCTTGCGCCCCGCGATCCAGAAGCTGGTGCCGCGACCGAGATGGCCCTTCATGTCTCCCATGAAGCGCATCGTGACCTTCATGGTGTTCAAGGTTTTGGTCAGCCGCACGGCATCCACATGCCCGACCGTGACGCCCCGGTATTTCACCGAGGTCGATCCCGGTTTCAAACCGCCCGAGGTCGGGAAGTCCACGGTCACTTCCGGCCCGCGCTTGGCCACCGCTTCCAGTCCCAGCCAGATCACGATGCCGGCCGCCGCCACCGGCACCGCCCAGATCATGCCGGGCCAGCGGGTGCCGCGAAAACGCGCCTTGGGGGGTTCGGGAGATTTATCAGCCATTTCGCCCCATCATTTATGTCCCTCGTGGGCGGCAATCCAGATATGGCGTGGATCGAGCACCCGGGCCGCCATCATGGTCAGCACCACCACCCCTAGAAAAGCCGGCATCCCGTCCGCCACCTGCACGCTCAGCAGGCCGGGCAGCCGCATCAGCGGCAGGAACACGGCGACGGTATAGACATCGATATGCGACCACCGGCCGGCCCCGACGATGATGCGGTAAAGCTTGCCCTTCAGCCGCAACCGGCTGGTCGAATGCTGGTAGGAGGACAGGATGAGCCAGGAGATGCCGAACAGCTTGAACAGCGGAATCCCGACGCTCGCGATGAAAATCACCAGCGCCAGAGGCCAGAGATGCGCCTGGAGCAGCTGCATGATGCCCGTGATGATCGAATGGGCATGGGCGTTGCCCGCCTCGATATCGACCTCCATCGGGAACAGATAGGCGATCGGGTAGAAGATGAACCCGGCCAGAGTGAAGGCGAAGGCGCGCATCGTGGCATAGGGGCGCTGCCGCCACAGATGCGCGTTGCAGCGCGGGCAGTGGCCGCCTTCATCGGCGAGCGGCGCAATATGATCGCAGGCGCCGCAGGCGACCGAAGGACCGTCCATTTCCGAGGCGTCCGGCCCGATCATCCGCCAGATCGCGCGGCGTTCCAGCGTGGCGCGGGTGATCATGGTCATGAAGGCGGCGGCGAGCACGCACCAGCCGCCCGGCCCGATATGCACCGGCAGGAACGGCGCGACCCGGGAATAGCCGATGACGCAGCCGATCAGGAAGACATCGAGCGTCGCCCATTCATCGAGCCGTTCGGTGATCCGGAACGCGGGGCCGAGCCAGTGCGCCCGCCGCCCGAGGCGCAGCATCAGCAGCACGGCGGTCAGCAGCCCGAACCGCAGGATCGGCACCGCGATGAGTTCCGCCCCGATCACCATCGCCATCAGCGGCCAGCCCTGCGACCAGATGCCCGCGACACCATCCCCCACGGTGCTCTGATTGATGGCCCCGAGGATCGAGACCTGCATCAGCGGCAGCACGATCGCCGGGATCAGCAGCACCATCATGGTGATCGAGCAGGCCAGCGCGGCATCGATGCTGCGGCCGCTGGTCCGTTCCAGCCCGGCATCGCAGCGCCGGCAATGGATCACGCCGCGCCCGGACTGCTCCGGCAGGCGCTGCACCAGCCCGCACCACGAGCACCCGATCACCCCGTGCGGCGGGTCGATGACGGCATCCGGCGTGCCGGTGATCAGCGAGGTCAGGGTCATCGGCAGCGCGCGCTCATGACCCCCAGATAGGAGCCGGGCAGGCGATCCGGCCATCACGTCATCGTGACGGTCTGCTTCAGCGCCGTACCCGGGCGAGTGCGAGGCCGAGTCCTGCGCCCGCGAGCACGCCGCCGCTGAGCCGGTTGGCCCATCGCCCGGACAGGCGCAGCCGCAACCGGTGCGCGGCGAGGCACCAGAGCGAGTCAATCACCAGCGCGATCGCCAGAGCGGTGAGCGCGAGCACCAGCATCTGATGCGCGACGCCGCTGCCGGTGATGAATTGGGGCAGCAGCGCGCCGTAGAACATCAGGGTTTTCGGATTGGTCAGCGAGACCAGGACGGCCCGCCCGAGAATCGCCCGCGGCGTCGATCGTGTCGCGGCGGGAGCGCCGGGCGCCAGCGGCGGCGCGAACCAGGCGCGGATGCCGAGATAGATCAGGTAGGCCGCGCCGATCCAGCGGACCCAGGCAAACCATGCCCCGAGCCCGGCCAGCAGGGTGGACAGGCCGAGGCCGGTGAGGGCGAGTTGCACCGCCATCGCCGCGGTCGTGCCAGCGACGGTAAGCAGGCCGTAGCCGATGCCGTAGCGGATGCTGTTCGCGACGATCAGCCCGACATTGGGACCGGGAAGCAGCATCAGCACTGTCACGGTCGCCACGAAGCCGAAATACAGATGCGGATCGGGCATGAAATCTCCTCATACAGCGGCACGATCCGGTCCGCCGAAACAGCCGGGTCAGGGCTCCGCCGCACTATATTGAGACGGTTCATCCGGCGTGACCATACGGGGATCACCGTAGCGGAACCGGGCAGGACGCGATCACGAAATCCGGAGAAATTCCGCTTGCGTTCCTATTGCAGCCCGCTACTCTATGCGTGGCTGACGCACAAAAACAACATGGATGGGGCTCATGATGATTTCTCGACGACTGGCGCTGCGCACCAGTGCCGCCACTGCCGCCCTTGCCGCCGCCGGGCTCAACGTCGCGTTTGCGGCGGACAAGGTCTACCGGATCGGCATCACCCTGCCACTGACCGGCGCGGATGCCGAAGCGGCGCATCTGATCCTGAACGGGGCGTTGCTCGCGATCAAACTGGCCAATGCCAGCGGCGAACTCAAGGGCATCACGCTGGAGCCCATGGTGTTGAACAACGCGACCGCGACCGCCGGCCAGTACGACCCTGCCCAGGCCGCGACCAATGCGCGCAAGCTGGTGGGCGACAAGAAGGTGCTCGCCAATGTCGGCCCCGAGATGAGCGGATCGGGCAAGGCGATGGCCCCGATTCTGTCGATGGGCATATTGGCGACGATCACGCCGAGTTCCACCGCGCCCGACATCACCAGCGCCCAATATGCCGGCGAGTTCGATCCCGGCGGCAAGCCGATCTACTTCCGGACCGTCACGACCGATGCCTATCAGGGTCCGAACATGGCGAATTTCTACGCCGAGACCCTCAAGACCCCGAGTGTGTACGTTCTCGACGACAGTGGGGCTTACGGCGTCGGGCTCGCCGATGCGTTCGAGGCGCAGGCAAAGAAAAAAGGCATCAAGGTGCTCGGGCGCGACCGGCTCGACCCGAAAGCGGCGGATTATTCGGCGGTGCTGACCAAGATCAAGGCGACCGGCACCTCCTCGCTCTATTACGGCGGGACGATGCAGGCGGCGGTGAAGCTGGTGAAGCAATCCTACCAGATCGTGCCGAAGATCATCAAAGGCGGCGGCGACGGGATTTTGAGTCCCGAAATGATGACCGCCGCCGGGTTTCCCGCCGCCGAGGGCTGGTACGCGACCAACGCCTCGCCGCATGTGGTCGACGATCCAAAACTGGCGAGCTGGGTCGCGCTCTACAGCAAGACCTATAATCTCCAGCCGGACGATTATGCGATCACCTCGTATGATGCCGCTCTGGTGGCGATCGCGGGGATCAAGGCGGTGCAGGCGAGCGGCAAGCCCCTGACCTCCGCCAATGTGCGCGACGCGATCCAGACCGTGCATGTCAACGGGCTGCAGGGGCCGATCTCGTTCGACAAATACGGCGATCTCGAAACCCGGGTGGTCGCGGTGTTCCAGTTCAAGCAGAACAAATCGGCGCCCCTGGCCGATCTGAACAAACAATCGGTCTATATCGGGGTGGCGCCGCAGAGCTAGGCCGGATCATGACCGGGGCTGCGATTTTTTTCCAGCAGATCATCAACGGTGTCAGCCTCGGGGCGGTGTATGCGCTGCTCGCCCTGGGGTTCACCCTGGTGTACGGCATTCTCGAACTGATCAATTTCGCGCATTTCAGCGTGTTCATGGTCGGCGCGTTCATCGCCCTCGTGGTGCTGCAACTGTTCGGGTTGCAGGGCCAGTCGGTGATCCTGCATGGCGCGGCGCTGGTGATCACGCTGCTGGTGGCGCTGGCGATCACCATGGTGCTGTTCGGAGCGCTGGGGGTCGCGATCGAGCGATACACGTTGCGGCCGATGCGCAATGTGAAGGGGCCGATGGCGATGATCACCACCATCGGCGTCTCCTACATCCTGTTCAATCTCGTGCTGCTCGCCACCAACGCGCAGGCGCTGAACTATCCCGACCCGATGCCGGAAGTGGCGTACCATGTCGGCGGCGTGGTGATCCGGCTCAAGGAAATCCTGATCTGGATCGTCGCGGCGGTGCTGATGGTCGGGCTCAACCTGTTCGTCAAACGCACGAAAATCGGCAAGGCGATGCGCGCGGTGGCGCAGGATGCCGAGGCAGCGCGCATGATGGGGGTGGATGTCGACCGGGTGGTGATGATCGCGTTTTTCGCGGGCTCGGCGCTGGCAGGGGCGGCGGGGATGATTTTCGGCCTCTATTACAATTTCACCCAGTACAGCATCGGCTACACCGCCGGGCTGCGCGCCTTCACCGCCGCCGTGCTGGGGGGCATCGGCAACGTGCCGGGGGCGATGCTCGGCGGCATCGTGATCGGGCTGATCGAGACGCTCGGCAGCCAGTATATCGCGGCGCGCTGGGCGGATGTCATCATTTTCTCGATCCTGATCGGCACGCTGGTGTTCCGCCCGGCCGGGCTGCTCGGCATGCTGGCGCCGAACCGCTCATGAAACGCCTCGGGCTCCGGCGGCTGGCCGATCTGCCGCCGCGCGCCCGGCAGGCGCTGTTCGCGGCGTTGCTGATCGTGCTGCTCGCCTTCCCGTTTCTCGATACCGGGCAGGCGAATATCGATATCGCGGCGAATTGCTGCGCCTATGCCGCGCTCGCTCTGGGGCTGAACATCGTGGTCGGGTTCACCGGGCTGCTCGATCTCGGCTATGCCGCGTTCTTCGCGATCGGGGCGTATGCCTACGGCATATTGAACTCCTACCAGCTTCATCCGCCCTGGAGTGCCGCGTGGCAGCAGCTCGCCGCGATCGGGTTCGTGACCAAGCTTGGCGTGGGGGCGGCGGCGACGGTGCATTTCATCGTGCCGTTCTGGGTGATGCTGCCGGTCTCCGCGGTCATCGCCGCCGGGTTCGGTGTCGCGTTCGGTGCGCCGACGCTGCGGCTGAAGGGCGATTACCTTGCCATCGTCACGCTCGGCTTCGGCGAGATCGTGCCGATCGTGGCGCGGAACTGGACCTGGCTGACCAATGGCGCGGAAGGACTCAACGGCGTCGGCCCGCCATCGGTGCTCGGCCACAGTTTCGGCATCGATTCCACACCCTATTATTATGTCGGTCTCGCGCTGGTGCTGTTCCTGCTGTTCGTCAGCCTGCGGCTGAAACCCTCGCGGATCGGACGGGCATGGATGGCGGTGCGCGAGGACGAGATCGCGGCCTCCGCGATGGGAATTCACACCACGCGGCTGAAACTGCTCGCTTTCGCGATGGGGGCGGGGTTCGCGGGCATGACTGGCACATTCTATATCGCGAAACTCCAGACCGCGACGCCGGATATGTTCGATCTGCCGGTGTCGATCATGGTGCTGGTGATGATCGTGCTCGGCGGCCTCGGCAGCGTGTGGGGGGCGATCATCGGCGCGGTGCTGCTGCAATTGCTGCAGGCGTGGTTTCTGCCGGAACTCAGCGTTGTCGTGCAGTCCCTCGGCACTGCGCTGCGCTCGCCGTTTCTATCTAATCTGCAGCTCACCTCGGCCTCGGAACTGATATTCGGGATCATTCTGGTCACCATGATGCTCTACCGGCGGGACGGGCTGGTGCCGGCCACGCGCAACGAGGTGAAACTCTCTTTCGCCCAGCAGGATGCCGCGGTCTCGCGCGGGTCGGCCCCCGCCGTGGCGCGGCTGAGCGCGGCGGCGGCGAAGGCTGCCATTGCCGGACCGCCGGCGGCACTCGCGGTGCGCGACCTCACGGTGCGGTTCGGCGGGCTGGTCGCGCTCAAATCGGTCTCGCTCGATGTTCCGGCGGGCGGGGTGGTCGCGGTGATCGGGCCGAACGGGTCGGGTAAATCGACCCTGTTCAACAGCATTACCGGGCTGGTTACGCCGTCGGGCGGGTCGGTCGA
This sequence is a window from Acidiphilium acidophilum. Protein-coding genes within it:
- a CDS encoding paraquat-inducible protein A, with product MTLTSLITGTPDAVIDPPHGVIGCSWCGLVQRLPEQSGRGVIHCRRCDAGLERTSGRSIDAALACSITMMVLLIPAIVLPLMQVSILGAINQSTVGDGVAGIWSQGWPLMAMVIGAELIAVPILRFGLLTAVLLMLRLGRRAHWLGPAFRITERLDEWATLDVFLIGCVIGYSRVAPFLPVHIGPGGWCVLAAAFMTMITRATLERRAIWRMIGPDASEMDGPSVACGACDHIAPLADEGGHCPRCNAHLWRQRPYATMRAFAFTLAGFIFYPIAYLFPMEVDIEAGNAHAHSIITGIMQLLQAHLWPLALVIFIASVGIPLFKLFGISWLILSSYQHSTSRLRLKGKLYRIIVGAGRWSHIDVYTVAVFLPLMRLPGLLSVQVADGMPAFLGVVVLTMMAARVLDPRHIWIAAHEGHK
- a CDS encoding branched-chain amino acid ABC transporter ATP-binding protein/permease; translated protein: MKRLGLRRLADLPPRARQALFAALLIVLLAFPFLDTGQANIDIAANCCAYAALALGLNIVVGFTGLLDLGYAAFFAIGAYAYGILNSYQLHPPWSAAWQQLAAIGFVTKLGVGAAATVHFIVPFWVMLPVSAVIAAGFGVAFGAPTLRLKGDYLAIVTLGFGEIVPIVARNWTWLTNGAEGLNGVGPPSVLGHSFGIDSTPYYYVGLALVLFLLFVSLRLKPSRIGRAWMAVREDEIAASAMGIHTTRLKLLAFAMGAGFAGMTGTFYIAKLQTATPDMFDLPVSIMVLVMIVLGGLGSVWGAIIGAVLLQLLQAWFLPELSVVVQSLGTALRSPFLSNLQLTSASELIFGIILVTMMLYRRDGLVPATRNEVKLSFAQQDAAVSRGSAPAVARLSAAAAKAAIAGPPAALAVRDLTVRFGGLVALKSVSLDVPAGGVVAVIGPNGSGKSTLFNSITGLVTPSGGSVEFAGQELLGRRPDQILRYGVARTFQNIRLFPNLTVMENVLIGQHSHLAAGPASIVLGLPHVRAEEREAREFVLELLGLFGNRLIPRIDQGVAQLSYANRRRVEIARALAARPRLLMLDEPTAGMNPAESLELAEQIAGFRKLGLTVLLVEHKLDVVTRLADNVVVLDYGEKLAEGPADEVRRNEAVIEAYIGRGTVHA
- a CDS encoding branched-chain amino acid ABC transporter substrate-binding protein, with the translated sequence MMISRRLALRTSAATAALAAAGLNVAFAADKVYRIGITLPLTGADAEAAHLILNGALLAIKLANASGELKGITLEPMVLNNATATAGQYDPAQAATNARKLVGDKKVLANVGPEMSGSGKAMAPILSMGILATITPSSTAPDITSAQYAGEFDPGGKPIYFRTVTTDAYQGPNMANFYAETLKTPSVYVLDDSGAYGVGLADAFEAQAKKKGIKVLGRDRLDPKAADYSAVLTKIKATGTSSLYYGGTMQAAVKLVKQSYQIVPKIIKGGGDGILSPEMMTAAGFPAAEGWYATNASPHVVDDPKLASWVALYSKTYNLQPDDYAITSYDAALVAIAGIKAVQASGKPLTSANVRDAIQTVHVNGLQGPISFDKYGDLETRVVAVFQFKQNKSAPLADLNKQSVYIGVAPQS
- a CDS encoding LysE family translocator, whose translation is MPDPHLYFGFVATVTVLMLLPGPNVGLIVANSIRYGIGYGLLTVAGTTAAMAVQLALTGLGLSTLLAGLGAWFAWVRWIGAAYLIYLGIRAWFAPPLAPGAPAATRSTPRAILGRAVLVSLTNPKTLMFYGALLPQFITGSGVAHQMLVLALTALAIALVIDSLWCLAAHRLRLRLSGRWANRLSGGVLAGAGLGLALARVRR
- a CDS encoding branched-chain amino acid ABC transporter permease, whose product is MTGAAIFFQQIINGVSLGAVYALLALGFTLVYGILELINFAHFSVFMVGAFIALVVLQLFGLQGQSVILHGAALVITLLVALAITMVLFGALGVAIERYTLRPMRNVKGPMAMITTIGVSYILFNLVLLATNAQALNYPDPMPEVAYHVGGVVIRLKEILIWIVAAVLMVGLNLFVKRTKIGKAMRAVAQDAEAARMMGVDVDRVVMIAFFAGSALAGAAGMIFGLYYNFTQYSIGYTAGLRAFTAAVLGGIGNVPGAMLGGIVIGLIETLGSQYIAARWADVIIFSILIGTLVFRPAGLLGMLAPNRS
- a CDS encoding PqiB family protein produces the protein MADKSPEPPKARFRGTRWPGMIWAVPVAAAGIVIWLGLEAVAKRGPEVTVDFPTSGGLKPGSTSVKYRGVTVGHVDAVRLTKTLNTMKVTMRFMGDMKGHLGRGTSFWIAGRKVSFGNLASLKTIIAGPYIGVEPHAGKLARHFTGLTHAPVLHSGAKGEMLRIVAAHPGNLSRGAGIYFNHFKIGQVVDVAMRPDGRHFDISAFIQRAHENLVSTRSRFWNAGGVSVSTGGSGPKLELQSIPALVSGAIGVETPPGGGHPDKGTIYHLYSGRAAALSAPGPQAVPYRVILAGGPHGLKSGAKVTLEGADAGVVTKVAMRFDPDAGKLVTRVDLALEPHDLPLAAPHRWHLADPAPQMNAMLATLIGQGLRARMDRATPVIGAQTIALDLVKHAPAATLGTGTVPEIPSTTATSVKAIMAQVSEILANVHDATSRIAAVSRSPRTRRTLERLDRTITHVDAITRTTSAQLPQLLASLRQSMHAADAALRSVHGLVAQQGTAANAPESESLPRALYELTRAARSLRELTDYLSGHPNAIIFGKGR